One genomic region from Xenopus laevis strain J_2021 chromosome 2L, Xenopus_laevis_v10.1, whole genome shotgun sequence encodes:
- the pou1f1.L gene encoding LOW QUALITY PROTEIN: pituitary-specific positive transcription factor 1 (The sequence of the model RefSeq protein was modified relative to this genomic sequence to represent the inferred CDS: substituted 1 base at 1 genomic stop codon), which yields MSFQAFVTADSFVPLNSDSSATFPLRMHHSTAEYLPVTNHTTNVVSTAGLHYPNPSCHYGNQQSTYGLMTGIKPTASEMLSASISQTRILQTCSMPLSNVVNGVGTLQGKXNFYLSIYLPPCLMSASSCTIGHGFTPVHQSLLGEDITATDFKQEFRRKNKPIDEPIDLDSPEIRELEKFANEFKVRRIKLGYTQTNVGEALAAVHGSEFSQTTICRFENLQLSFKNACKLKSILSKWLDEAEQVGALYNEKIGGNERKRKRRTTISIAAKEALESHFGEQSKPSSQEIMRMAEGLNLEKEVVRVWFCNRRQREKRVKTSLHQSSFSTFSKEHHDCR from the exons ATGAGTTTCCAAGCTTTTGTCACAGCTGATTcttttgttcctttaaattcGGATTCTTCAGCTACTTTTCCGCTCAGGATGCATCACAGTACTGCTGAATACCTTCCCGTCACCAACCACACCACCAACGTGGTTTCCACAG CTGGGCTGCATTACCCTAACCCATCGTGTCACTATGGAAACCAACAATCTACCTATGGGTTGATGACAG GAATTAAACCAACTGCTTCAGAAATGCTTTCTGCCAGTATCTCCCAGACCAGAATTTTGCAGACATGCAGCATGCCTCTGTCCAACGTGGTGAATGGAGTGGGTACTTTGCAAGGCAAGTGAAACTTCTACCTAagcattta CCTACCCCCTTGCCTGATGAGTGCTAGCTCTTGCACCATCGGTCACGGCTTTACGCCGGTTCACCAGTCCCTGTTGGGAGAAGACATCACAGCTACTGACTTCAAGCAGGAATTCCGCAGGAAGAATAAGCCCATCGATGAACCAATTGACTTGGATTCCCCAGAAATCCGAGAGCTCGAAAAGTTTGCCAATGAATTTAAAGTCAGAAGAATCAAGCTGG GATACACACAAACAAACGTTGGAGAAGCCCTCGCTGCAGTACATGGGTCAGAATTTAGCCAAACAACTATATGTCGATTTGAAAACTTACAACTAAGTTTCAAGAATGCCTGCAAACTGAAATCGATACTATCCAAATGGCTGGATGAAGCTGAACAAGTTGGAG cattATACAATGAAAAGATAGGTGGGAACGaacgaaaaagaaaaagaagaacaaCCATAAG CATAGCTGCCAAAGAAGCCCTGGAATCACACTTTGGAGAACAAAGCAAACCTTCCTCTCAAGAGATTATGAGAATGGCCGAGGGCTTAAACCTTGAAAAGGAGGTTGTGCGGGTTTGGTTCTGCAATCGCAGGCAGAGGGAAAAGAGAGTAAAAACAAGTCTGCATCAGAGCTCATTCAGCACTTTCTCCAAGGAGCACCATGACTGTCGATGA